From one Nothobranchius furzeri strain GRZ-AD chromosome 2, NfurGRZ-RIMD1, whole genome shotgun sequence genomic stretch:
- the txk gene encoding tyrosine-protein kinase TXK, which produces MIHSNHSTRSVFCCCCTVQTREISTHMELEDKTALCFPNRRYPGHACRVERSMKKLPLPPPVGEDGEGGGLLSVVAMYDFTAKEDSDLTIKKGEEYVILHKQDQLWWRAQDKHGNKGFIPSNYVTEKNKIEANSWYCKNITRTEAEQLLRQEDKEGGFVVRESSKKGVYTVSVYTKTLSVHGEIRHYQIKITDTEQFYLAEKHVFSSIPDVIHYHEHNAAGLVTRLRYAVGSMGKCVPATAGFSSEKWEINPNELTFMKELGCGQFGVVKLGKWRGQHKVAIKAIRDGAMYEEDFIEEAKVMTRLCHPKLVQLYGVCFKQRPLLIIAEFLENGCLLNFLRQKGRALKEAWLLSMCQDVCEGMEYLEAHSFLHRDLAARNCLVDEHNVVKVSDFGMTRYVLDNQYTSSNGAKFPVKWSPPEVLHYSKYSSKSDVWSFGVLMWEIHSEGQTPFENRSNLEVVNDITKGVRLYRPHRASPQLHSIMYRCWHEKPQGRPTFSELLEEIRKLAENQE; this is translated from the exons ATGATTCACTCAA ATCACTCGACTCggtctgtgttctgctgctgctgcaccgttcaaaccag GGAGATCAGCACCCACATGGAGCTGGAGGATAAAACCGCTCTGTGCTTCCCCAACAGACGATACCCGGGTCACGCCTGCCGG GTGGAAAGGTCCATGAAAAAGCTCCCCTTGCCCCCACCTGTAGGTGAGGACGGAGAAGGAGGGGGTCTGCTTAGCGTCGTCGCCATGTACGACTTCACCGCCAAGGAGGACAGTGACCTCACCATTAAAaag GGTGAGGAGTATGTCATCCTCCATAAGCAGGACCAGCTGTGGTGGAGGGCGCAGGACAAACACGG AAACAAAGGCTTCATCCCCAGTAACTACGTAACGGAGAAAAACAAAATCGAGGCAAACTC GTGGTACTGTAAGAACATCACCAGGACTGAAGCTGAGCAGCTGCTGAGACAGGAG GACAAAGAAGGAGGTTTTGTTGTCCGGGAGTCAAGTAAAAAGGGCGTTTACACCGTCTCTGTTTACACCAAAACATTAAG TGTGCATGGAGAAATCCGGCATTATCAGATTAAAATCACGGACACGGAGCAGTTCTACCTGGCTGAAAAACACGTATTCAGTTCCATCCCAGATGTTATACACTACCACGAACACAACGCAGCAG GTCTGGTGACCAGGCTGCGGTACGCGGTTGGATCCATGGGGAAGTGTGTCCCAGCTACAGCCGGGTTCAGCTCAG AGAAATGGGAGATTAACCCCAACGAGCTGACCTTCATGAAGGAGCTGGGCTGTGGTCAGTTTGGAGTGGTGAAGCTCGGGAAGTGGAGGGGCCAGCACAAGGTGGCCATCAAGGCCATCAGGGATGGAGCCATGTATGAGGAAGACTTCATCGAGGAGGCCAAAGTCATGAC GCGGCTTTGCCATCCCAAGCTGGTCCAGCTGTATGGTGTATGTTTCAAGCAGCGCCCTCTGCTGATCATAGCCGAGTTTTTGGAGAATGGCTGCTTGCTGAACTTCCTGCGTCAGAAGGGCAGGGCTCTAAAGGAGGCGTGGCTTCTGTCCATGTGTCAGGACGTGTGTGAGGGGATGGAgtacctggaggcccacagtttcCTCCACAGAGACCTT GCAGCCAGGAACTGTCTGGTTGATGAGCACAATGTGGTGAAGGTCAGCGACTTTGGGATGACCAG GTACGTTCTGGACAACCAGTACACCAGCTCTAATGGGGCCAAGTTCCCAGTGAAGTGGTCTCCTCCTGAAGTTCTGCACTACAGCAAATACAGCAGCAAGTCAGACGTCTGGTCCTTTG GGGTGCTGATGTGGGAGATCCACTCAGAAGGTCAGACTCCCTTTGAAAACCGCTCCAATCTGGAGGTGGTGAATGACATCACCAAAGGGGTCCGATTGTACCGACC